One segment of Pristis pectinata isolate sPriPec2 chromosome 3, sPriPec2.1.pri, whole genome shotgun sequence DNA contains the following:
- the ccr6a gene encoding C-C chemokine receptor type 6a — protein sequence MEFSGENVDYYFDDPNATVDYGDMVPLCTMKDYRKLSSMLIPILYSVITAMGIIGNGLVVLTYLFYKRVRSMTDMYLMNLAIADILFVVTLPFWAVDIPTGWIFEDIGCKILKGIYSINFYSGMLLLAVISIDRYIAIVHATKSFNYRGKALVYSKIICFAIWLAGIVVSLPTFIFSTMYKFETTGKMVCEIRYPKSYSSIGKAVAPTVQLTLGFFVPLLIMVYCYSLIIKTLLQARNFQRHKAFRVVIAVVAAFVVCQVPYNVVVVYDLFRTLDCDTFQSKAIVRTVTQSFAFFHCCLNPVLYAFIGVKFRFYFLKIIQDIWCLSKKYITFRHTLARPSSETFVSRRTSDFDIDNPSSFTV from the coding sequence ATGGAATTCAGTGGTGAAAATGTTGACTATTATTTTGATGATCCCAACGCTACTGTTGATTACGGAGATATGGTACCATTGTGTACAATGAAAGACTACAGGAAACTTTCATCAATGCTCAttccaattttgtattcagtcaTCACTGCcatgggcatcattggcaatggTTTGGTCGTGTTAACCTATTTGTTTTACAAGAGGGTTAGGTCTATGACTGATATGTATCTAATGAATTTGGCCATAGCTGATATACTGTTTGTGGTTACTCTGCCATTCTGGGCTGTAGATATCCCTACAGGCTGGATCTTTGAGGATATTGGGTGTAAAATTCTCAAGGGCATATACAGTATCAACTTTTACAGTGGCATGTTATTGCTCGCTGTTATTAGCATTGATCGTTATATTGCTATTGTTCATGCAACAAAGTCTTTTAATTACAGGGGAAAAGCACTGGTTTACAGTAAAATTATTTGTTTCGCCATCTGGCTTGCTGGAATTGTTGTATCCTTACCAACATTCATTTTTAGCACAATGTACAAGTTCGAGACAACAGGAAAAATGGTATGTGAGATTAGATATCCAAAAAGCTATTCAAGTATAGGGAAAGCAGTTGCTCCAACAGTACAACTAACACTTGGTTTCTTTGTACCTCTGTTAATCATGGTTTACTGTTACTCTCTGATAATTAAGACACTTCTCCAAGCTAGAAACTTCCAGAGGCATAAGGCATTTCGGGTTGTAATAGCAGTAGTAGCAGCATTTGTTGTTTGTCAAGTGCCATACAATGTCGTTGTAGTTTATGATTTATTTAGGACACTTGACTGTGATACTTTCCAATCAAAGGCTATTGTGCGCACAGTGACACAATCCTTTGCCTTTTTCCATTGTTGTCTGAACCCTGTCCTTTACGCCTTTATTGGTGTtaaattcagattttatttcttgAAGATTATCCAAGACATCTGGTGCTTAAGCAAAAAGTACATTACATTTCGTCACACCTTGGCAAGGCCTTCCAGTGAAACATTTGTGTCAAGGCGCACATCTGACTTTGACATTGACAACCCATCATCTTTTACTGTGTGA